The genomic window CATAATGGAACTGAAGGATATGCATCATGGTACCGATCAAGCCGATATCCTTACGGGGCCGCCAGCAACGATTTTCCAATTGGGACAAAATTGCGTGTGCGTAATGTCAATAACGGTAAAATTGTTGACGTGGAGGTAGTCTCAACCGGTCCCTTCACTCCGTTTAGCGAACGACGCGTCATTGATTTGTCGCTTACCGCATTTCAGCAAATTGAAGAATCATGGAAAGGAACTGCGAAAGTACAGGTATGGCGGATCGATGCTGGTGTGGTGCTCGGGGCTGAGACAAAAGCAGTCGCTGAACCAAATATTGCTTCAACCGCCGCTATCGCCCTGTCTCGTAACACTGGGGCGATTTTGTATTCAAAAAATTACGATAAACAATTACCACTTGCAAGTATTACAAAACTGATGACAGCATTAGTTTTTTTAGATACTCACACGTCTTTTGATACCCTAGTTACCTATGCATCAAGCGATGATGCTGCTGGCGCACGACTATCTATTACGCCTGGCGAACAACTGCGAGTAAAAGATTTATGGTTTACCATGTTAGTTGGATCAGCAAACAATGCCGCTAACGCACTAGCCAGAGCGAGCGGTCTTTCTCGAGAATTATTTGTACAAAAGATGAATTTGAAGGCTCAGCAGCTAGGTTTAGCAAAAACAAAGTTTGTTGATGTGACTGGTCTGGATCTTGGCAATACCTCTACAGTGTATGATATTGCGCAATTAGCAAAACACGCATTTGGCAAATGGGATATCTTGCAAGCTACGACCACGTGGTCATACGGCTTTATTACCAGCACAGGGACGCCGCACACGATTAAAAATACTGCAAAAGGTATGCAGGGGAGCTCACTGGTTATTACCGGTATGAAAACGGGGTACCTTGATGAGGCGGGGTATTGTTTTGTGACAAAAGCAAGTAGCGCTCGTGGCGCGCCAGAAGTAATATCGGTAGTCCTTGGCGCTGCATCTGACGTACAACGTTGGGCCGAGACCAACGCATTGCTTCAGTACGGATTAAATTTAATTTAAGGATTTACGATAGCATGTCACTGATCCAAATACAGAATGTTGTCAAAACGTATTCGCCCGATAAGCCCAATTCGTTTACCGCATTGCATGGGGTATCGCTGAATGTGGAAGCTGGAGAATTTGTCACGATTATGGGTGTGTCCGGTTCTGGGAAATCAACACTCATGAATATTATCGGTTGCCTGGATCAATTAACTTTAGGCTCGTATCGGTTTGACGGTGAGCTTATATCTGAAAAAAGTTCAGCAGACCTCGTTAAAATACGACGTCATAAAATTGGATTTGTATTTCAAAATTTCAATCTTTTACCGCGCTACTCAGCCTTGGCAAACGTAGAGCTACCGTTAATCTATCAGGGTATTCATGCGCATGAGCGGCATCAGCGCGCGCGCCAAGTTCTTGAGCAGGTTGGCCTGGGAAATAAAACGATGAGTAAGCCGGCCATGCTATCCGGAGGAGAGCAGCAGCGGGTGGCGATTGCTCGTGCCCTGATAACTAAGCCATCAATAATACTGGCTGATGAACCGACAGGAAATCTCGATTCGGCAAGCGGTTCGCAAATAATGAATATTTTACAAACGCTGAATAATCAAGGTGTAACCATAATTGTTGTAACTCACGATCCAAACGTAGCAGCTCAAACAAAGCGTACGGTGCACATAATTGATGGAAAAATCGAATAATGTTTATTAAATTACTTCAAAACATTAAATTAGCGCTGCAGGCAGTCTGGGCAAAGAAGATTCGATCGCTCTTAACTATGCTCGGAGTTATTATTGGCGTATTTTCTATTGTTACACTTATTGCTTTAGGTGAAGGAGTACAGCAGGAAGTAACAGGGCAAATCGAGGGTCTTGGTTCGAATTTATTATTTGTTACGCCAGGAAATATTGACCCCGAGTCTGCCGGAGCCACTTCAGGTAGTGCTTTTGTTGGTGCCAGCACATTAACGGAATCCGATCTTCCCAAATTAGAGAGTTTGCCGGGCGTTAAACACGTTGTTCCGATGGCGCTGCTTGCCTCTCCTGTATCAGCGACCATGCCGATAAATGGCGCGGCTGGGGGGACCCCCGGCTCTACGCCATCAGCACAGAGCGCTGCCATGGTTATGGGAAGCACAATAGCAGTTCGCGAGGCTTTTACGGGACAAGTGACTGAAGGCGAGGAATATGGTCGGATGTTCACGCAAGAGGAATATGACAGTGCAGCGCGTGTTGTGGTCGGCTTTTCAGGTGCAATGGAGAAATTATTTCCTGGACGACCGATCAGTGAACTAATCAATGAAACGGTCTATATTGGTAAAGAAAAGTTTACAGTCGTCGGGTTACTCCAAGCTGATCAGTCGTCAAGTATGTTTGGTCAGAGCGAGTTTTCAAACATTATGATAATTCCGTTTACGACAGCAAAAGAAATTAGTGCGAGTTTACAAATTAATCGTATTATCATAACGAGTCAGGAGACTGAAAATGTCCAAGATTTGCAGAATACCGTCGAGGCTACCTTACTTGAGAGTCATGAGGGCGTCGATGATTTTTCGGTATTGACACAAGAAGATTTACTCGCTGTATTTAACGATGTTTTAGGAGTGATTACCGGAATGTTATCTGGTATTGCAGCAATTTCATTGTTAGTTGGCGGCATTGGTGTGATGAATATAATGCTCGTTTCAGTGACCGAGCGAGTGAAAGAAATTGGGTTACGGAAGGCAATTGGCGCTTCATCGTATGATATATTGATTCAATTTTTGGTTGAAGCAATGTTTTTAACTTTTTTAGGCGGAGCCATTGGTATTGGTTTAGCCTTTATTACAGGATTTATTCTTGAAGCAAAAATTGGCTTATCACCGATTATTAGTATTGAAACGATGCTGCTGGCCTTTGTTTTCACTGCGTTGGTGGGCGTATTTTTTGGAGTTGCGCCAGCCATTCGTGCCGCTCGACTCGATCCGATTAATGCGCTAAAATATGAATGAGGGAGTTTTTAACGCATGATACATTTCAAGAATGTTTCGAAAATCTATCCACCGGACACGTACGCCCTGAAAAACGTCAATCTGCATATAAAACCGGGCGAGTTTGTATCAATTGTTGGGCAGTCGGGAACCGGGAAAACAACTCTGGTTAAGTTGATTATCGCCGAAGAGCGGCCAAGCAAAGGGCGTGTTATTATTGGGGATTGGGATATTACTGATATTCGACCGAATGAAATACCGGTATTGCGACGGCAAATTGGAGTAATCTTTCAAGATTTTAAATTATTGCCCCGCAAAACGGTTTTTGAAAATGTATCGTTTGGCCTCGAAGTAGCAGGTGCCACGACTCAACGGATTAATGAAATAGTTCCGCAAGTATTGAAGATTGTCGGTCTTGATAAGAAGCGCGACCGGTTTCCCAGACAAATTTCCGGTGGTGAGCAGCAGCGAACCGCTATTGCCCGTGCGTTAGTTCACCGCCCTAAAATATTAGTAGCCGACGAGCCCACAGGGAATCTTGACTCTATTAATTCTCAAGAAATTATCAATTTACTGAAAAAAATAAATGAGTTCGGAACAACCGTCGTATTGGTCACTCATAATCGTGAAGTCGTCAATGCGCTACGAAAACGCGTTATTACCGTTGATCAAGGTACGATAATTTCTGACCAACAAACAGGAAAATATATTTTATAAATATGCTGCTTTTTTTGGCACGAACAATTAAATTTGCATTGCAGGGCTTTTTTAGAAATTTCTGGCTATCGGTTGTAACCATAATCATTTTAGTGTTGACGCTTTGCTCGATTACACTCGTTGCCGGTATTAATGTTGTGGCGGAGCAGGCGATTGCATCGATTCAAGATCGAGTTGATGTTTCGATTTACTTCAAACAGGAAGTTAGCGAAAATGATGCGTTGGCGGTGCGTGATCGATTATTAGGACTCGCGGAAGTGGAGACAGTCACTTATGTTTCTAAGGAAGACGCACTCGAGAAATTTAAGTCGCAACATCAGGACGATACCGTGATCCTAGAAGCGATAGAACAGCTTGAAGAAAATCCTTTAAGTGCCACAATAATTATTAAAGCTGATTCGATTGAGGAGTACACCGCTATTTTAGCTGTACTTGATAATCCTCAGTACAGTAATTTGATCGAAGAAAGAAATTTCGATGACAATGAAACGGTTATTAGCCGGCTGTCCGACGTTTCAAATCGTATTGAGCAAATTGGGATAATTATTAGTGCTATCTTTGTACTGATTGCGGTTTTGATCGTGTTCAATACCATTCGCATTAATATTTATACTCACCGAGAGGAGATCGGTATAATGAAATTGGTGGGGAGCAGCAATGCATTTGTCCGCATGCCGTTCATCATCGAAACGTTTATGTACGCATTGATTTCGGTTGTATTAACGATTGCCATTCTCTATCCACTCATGAATGTTGTTGCCCCTCAGGTTAGCAGTTTTTTTGAAGGGTATGACCTTGATTTGGCAACCTACGTTCATGACCACATTTTTTATGTGATTGGTATGCAATTAGTATTTTCGGTGTTATTGAGCACCTTAAGTGCGAGCATAGCCATCGGTCGGTATCTTAAGGTCTGAGCTCGTTGACAGTCTTTTATTTTTTGCTTAGAATACGTCTCACTCAGGCGTTTTTTTGTATTAGATCATGCAGACAGGCGGGGAAAGGCCGCATCTGCTCCGGGATCGTCTAATGGTAGGACACAGGCCTTTGGAGCCTGGTATCTTGGTTCGACTCCAAGTCCCGGAGTAGAGTCGGTCTTTTTTTATTGGAAAAGCGCCCGTATCACCCTATTCAGAATGGCTATTATTAGCAAAAAATACTATCTATAGTGTCGCTTAAGGCTTGTATAACACAATATGTTGTTTATCCACAGTTGAAGCGTCTTGCTAAATGGTGTATACTGTCTTGTAGCACACTTAAAAAGAATTAAAACCGAAAAATAAAAATAAGTACCGAAACCGCCGGTAACGCGAGGTGGGGTGATACGCTGGTGAAGCTGCTCGTGCATTAACCAAATCGAGGCTTTTTTTGTCTCGGTGGTGTCTGTCTGACTATATTGTTACTTGATTTGCGGCCTTGATGGCCATGTCCCATTAATCAACAACCAAAAATAAATATTATGGCACTCACGCAAGTAAAGAAGCGGATCGGCACGATCGTTCCGTTTGATAGATCGCGAATTGAGAATGCAATCAAAAAATCATTTCTTGCTACTTCCACCGATGTTACGGATGAGCAGATAATGAGCATGACCGACACCGTCATAGCAGAATTGGGCAACACTTTCGGCGACACCATTCCTTCAGTAGAAAATATTCAAGATGTCGTTGAGCGAATCATTGCGGAGCACGGCTTTTTTGAGGTTTCTAAAGCATATATTCTTTACCGTAAAGAGCGTGAGGCCGAGCGGGAAAAAATGCAGCGGGAATTGTACGCTCGGGCA from Candidatus Kerfeldbacteria bacterium includes these protein-coding regions:
- a CDS encoding serine hydrolase, encoding MKRYSFLLTLSIVTFFLGIGFDAHALAAEERVRFSAEAMLRGYTADFRQTTHPTWGDLRVGILPDLVNEQIDLYMKEFDGSKFPDPAGMVRVSDYFIYDILRQDQSSKEPLKLNKPFYLALRFNSGNLWRKRIFFWTGTAEGWRPLPSNIDYTNGYVRAITHLPFSRIAVFEDHNGTEGYASWYRSSRYPYGAASNDFPIGTKLRVRNVNNGKIVDVEVVSTGPFTPFSERRVIDLSLTAFQQIEESWKGTAKVQVWRIDAGVVLGAETKAVAEPNIASTAAIALSRNTGAILYSKNYDKQLPLASITKLMTALVFLDTHTSFDTLVTYASSDDAAGARLSITPGEQLRVKDLWFTMLVGSANNAANALARASGLSRELFVQKMNLKAQQLGLAKTKFVDVTGLDLGNTSTVYDIAQLAKHAFGKWDILQATTTWSYGFITSTGTPHTIKNTAKGMQGSSLVITGMKTGYLDEAGYCFVTKASSARGAPEVISVVLGAASDVQRWAETNALLQYGLNLI
- a CDS encoding ABC transporter ATP-binding protein; this encodes MIQIQNVVKTYSPDKPNSFTALHGVSLNVEAGEFVTIMGVSGSGKSTLMNIIGCLDQLTLGSYRFDGELISEKSSADLVKIRRHKIGFVFQNFNLLPRYSALANVELPLIYQGIHAHERHQRARQVLEQVGLGNKTMSKPAMLSGGEQQRVAIARALITKPSIILADEPTGNLDSASGSQIMNILQTLNNQGVTIIVVTHDPNVAAQTKRTVHIIDGKIE
- a CDS encoding ABC transporter permease — encoded protein: MFIKLLQNIKLALQAVWAKKIRSLLTMLGVIIGVFSIVTLIALGEGVQQEVTGQIEGLGSNLLFVTPGNIDPESAGATSGSAFVGASTLTESDLPKLESLPGVKHVVPMALLASPVSATMPINGAAGGTPGSTPSAQSAAMVMGSTIAVREAFTGQVTEGEEYGRMFTQEEYDSAARVVVGFSGAMEKLFPGRPISELINETVYIGKEKFTVVGLLQADQSSSMFGQSEFSNIMIIPFTTAKEISASLQINRIIITSQETENVQDLQNTVEATLLESHEGVDDFSVLTQEDLLAVFNDVLGVITGMLSGIAAISLLVGGIGVMNIMLVSVTERVKEIGLRKAIGASSYDILIQFLVEAMFLTFLGGAIGIGLAFITGFILEAKIGLSPIISIETMLLAFVFTALVGVFFGVAPAIRAARLDPINALKYE
- the ftsE gene encoding cell division ATP-binding protein FtsE, encoding MIHFKNVSKIYPPDTYALKNVNLHIKPGEFVSIVGQSGTGKTTLVKLIIAEERPSKGRVIIGDWDITDIRPNEIPVLRRQIGVIFQDFKLLPRKTVFENVSFGLEVAGATTQRINEIVPQVLKIVGLDKKRDRFPRQISGGEQQRTAIARALVHRPKILVADEPTGNLDSINSQEIINLLKKINEFGTTVVLVTHNREVVNALRKRVITVDQGTIISDQQTGKYIL
- a CDS encoding ABC transporter permease encodes the protein MLLFLARTIKFALQGFFRNFWLSVVTIIILVLTLCSITLVAGINVVAEQAIASIQDRVDVSIYFKQEVSENDALAVRDRLLGLAEVETVTYVSKEDALEKFKSQHQDDTVILEAIEQLEENPLSATIIIKADSIEEYTAILAVLDNPQYSNLIEERNFDDNETVISRLSDVSNRIEQIGIIISAIFVLIAVLIVFNTIRINIYTHREEIGIMKLVGSSNAFVRMPFIIETFMYALISVVLTIAILYPLMNVVAPQVSSFFEGYDLDLATYVHDHIFYVIGMQLVFSVLLSTLSASIAIGRYLKV